A window of Gossypium hirsutum isolate 1008001.06 chromosome D13, Gossypium_hirsutum_v2.1, whole genome shotgun sequence genomic DNA:
aattagttaatgtCGGATCTGGCAACCATTTTATTGATCTGGAACATTTTGCAGTATCCTCAGTTTTTtgtggaaatatatatatatatatttaaacacaATACTATCTTGACAATTTATACTAGAAGTTTTGTGTATCCCCCTTTTTGGCCCTTTATTGGgccaaaatttattaaaatttccctTTAAATGATGTTACATGGTGTGCTCTTTCTGCTGTTTTCTTCTTCCAGCGAAGGCTTTGCAATATCTGCATAACAAAGGAATCATACATAGAGATGTGAAACCGGCAAATGTTcttgtaattttctttttataatctaTCTCTTTAGTTATCCTTATTATCTGGTTGGTGTTGGATACTAttagaaaattttgttttattgagTGAATTTTGAGCTTGAAGTTATATAACTACAGTAATGCATATGATGCAGCTTGACAGAGACTTTTCTGCATGCCTAGCTGACTTTGGTTTGGCAGAGTATAAGAAAGATCTTAGAAGAGTCTCTACTGTGAATTGGAGATCTTCTGGCAAGCCAACAGGTGGGtttcacaaaaaaaatatggTTGGAACTCTTATTTACATGGCACCTGAGATATTGACGAAGGAGATACATACAGAAAAATCAGATGTCTATAGCTTTGGAGTGTCTATCAAGTAAGAATAAGGATTCTTGGAGCTTCTATTAACAACGATTGTTTATAGTTAATGAATAAGGATTCTTGCCATGCTAACATACAATATAGATTGTACGTGATTagcacaaaagaaaaaaaaaaggatatatTTCATATCATACTCATAGACTATTAGTTATTGTCAACTGTTAATCTAAAATACTAAGATTATCTTTTTATAGTGCAATGGAAGATTCTAGAATATTTCAAATTGGGTTAAAAACATTTTGGTCCTTAGAATTGTAGTGGAGATTTATTTCAGTACCTctcttaatttgtaaaaatggcTGATGCATACATGACTTATATTTTTCTGATATTGAAACATTTCCATATGTTTCCATTAGATATTTTAACAGGACAGCAATGTAACCATTTGAAGAGGTTTAGCACTTAAATTGAATCATAGAGAGGTTAAAGACCAAAATGATGATTATTTAAAAGGATTAATTGCAAACTATGCTTTTATCCTATTGAAATACTAAATTGTGTTAATCTTTTGGTAATAATATAGTATTTGGagtaaatttgaattaaaattaaatgaaattacaTGAGTTATTAAACATGACATTACTGAGTTGATAAGTAAACGGACCAACTTAAGAAAACTTTCTTAtcctgttttttattttttattcttgagTTGGCTGGTCTACTCATCATACAACATGATTTATTCATGTCATAATCATGTTAACATGAGTTTTGGTATAAACCCACTAAAGTTTAACCTCAGCCTGCTCCAGTTTTACTTTGAAGTCATAATGTAATATTCAATGTGGGAAAACACTAGCCCTAAGAAATTCTTACCAATTTTTGTACGGAGAGCTACGTAGCAGGTTATCATCTTTTCATGAAAAATCCAAGCAATAAGCTAATCAAGAAGGTTACCCTTATTTATTTATAGTGGTGAATGGTGATATTGTCGTCCAAAATTTGTGACTAAATCAGCTGCAAATAAAGGGTGCTTTTattgttatgtatgtttaaatcaCTGGTTGTTCTGTCTCTCATCTTGTaatagatatatagatatatcAGTTGTTGGTTTCAGATATTTCTGCCATTTGCATGCACCttgatttaattttaagattTCTACATGGTATTTGGCCTTAAAAGAGGCTGATGGGTTTCGTTAGGAGAAAATATAGCAAACTACTAAGCAAGAAACTGGGATTTGTGATACAGAAATCTCATTTACATTCTGTTTAAATGCAAAATCATTTTAGTTTCTTTGCTGGATCTTTGTGATGTGAAAATTTAGATATTGTGAAATCAATGTTGAATATGTTGTTTGGACTTGGGGTTGAGTGTCGAGTATGGATATGTGTTTAAAACATGTATGTTCATTTTTCTAAGGTTTTTCCCCCTTATATTTGGGTGGTACTTAATGGAAAGTCGGAGCAAGATAGTGAAAAAATATCCTAATCACAGCCCTTAAAGTcaaatccattttttttctttttcattttcactgTTTTATGGTATTCACATTGTCTATATCTCTGTATCTGTTCTTTTTTCGCCACCATTGCCTCCAATATGCACTGGACACATACCCAATACAACAATAGCGCTTGGTGAATCACTCAATCTGGTTTTGCCTGGGTGCTGTCATTAACTGTTACAGTAACTGTTAAGAGGTACCACCTTGAGCTAGATTTCTATGCTCTAGCATGGTTAATCTAGTTTTGATTATGCATTATGGAGTGATTTTTGCCAGTGCATCATTTAAATTCAGTAGTAGCTTAATTGCAGTGAAACATTAGCTTTGTTGCTGTTCAAAGGGCTATAACCATGAAGCTTGATTTCCATTTAATTGCAGTGAACTGCTAACTGGCGTTATCCCATACACTGATATCCGTGCTGAAGCTCAGGTCAGTCTTTTCTTCGTTATGCTTATCTTGTCATGTTCTGTTAATTATGAGAGTAAGTTGCTATGTGATAATTCATGCCTATGCTTATTGAGTAAAATTTCAGTTTCCAAGACAAAGCATATTATTTGGTTCTTAGGTTGAACTATTGCTGTTGGTACTTAAAACATTGAAAACAATCAAGGTTGAATATAGTTTCTACATATATGCAAGCATTAGTGGCCTCTGAATGGGTAACTTATGTTATCTAATCTGACCAGTTCGAACAGTGAACCACAGTTTGGTTTGGTTGAGTTCATACTTCCCTGGCTTCCAATTAATTTGCTCAAATCTGGTCAAACCAACTAAACTCACTGTATTTGCTAAAGTCCAAATGGTCCAATCCAACTGTCCAGCTTATGTTATTTGTTAGTGGCATACTGAGAAGGTTTCAGATTATGTTACATATTATTATCTTAATATATTCTGCCAGTCACCTAGCCATATAGATCTTTGTGGTCCATATAACAAGGAAATTCTTCATATGGATTTTCCAgttgctggaaattaggcattaGTTTTTACGAAGAATTTCTAAGTTGTGCTCATTTTAACATGGGTTCTATTCCTGCATTCCGTTCACTTGGAGACTGTTGGGGAAAGCGACAAAGAAAATCTGCTCTTACAGTTAGTTTCTGGTGCTTGAAGAAATATCCTCATTGACCATGCATGGAGAACAAAATTAGTAGCATTAATCAAGTATAAGTTGAATTATATCTTTTTATCATCTTCCTTGTGATATTGTTTTAATTCAactaaattttaatgatttttacatctgAATTAACCAATGATAAACGGTCAGTCATAGAATAAAATGCAGCCAACTATTTTTCTCTATCTCATTTTCCCTCACCACAGTTTCTCTTCTtacaaattttgttaaaaataaatctTAAGCTGCATTTTCTGTAAGTTTCACAGTGGTCATTTAATGTCTAGAATTGAAGAGAGAAACAAACTGCATGTCCAcaatctttattttatattttctgcTTGAATTTTTTAACGCGGGGCATGGTCATTGGGGTACAGCAAAGCTAATCTCAATAACTTTTCAAATCCTGGGTGGCTGTTGACAACTCGTTGTTGCTAAAATTTTAGTAGTTATTTTTGATTTCTTTGCTACTGGCAGGCCCACACTGTTCTGGAGATGAACTATACTGAGCAGCAACTTACTTCAGCTGTGAGCTCTGGTGGACTGCGTCCAGTTCTTGCTGGTATTGAGTCTGGAGTACCAGCAAGTATGCTGTCACTAATTCAAAAGTGTTGGGATGCAAATCCTCAAAACAGGCCATCATTCAATGATATCGTGTTAGAACTAGATGATATGTTGcaacaaagaaagaaaatggagaaagAAGATTTATCTCTTCACCAGCCTCCCATTTCTCACGTCCATCAAGTCATGGATGATGTTAACAACCTTCATACCTATCAGGAAAAGATTAACTGGTCAACCCAGGGAGAATGTGTATCCAAAGGAGCTTCATTCGGAGTACATTCTGGTTTCAGAATGTGGCTTGATGGTTTTGATGATCCTTTGGCATATCATCTAGTGCTTTCTTGGGGATCCTTTGCTACATGTGGAAGACGGGAGAGTATGGAGGACATGCACTTTCTTATGCCTTTCCTATGCAATGAGAAGGATGTTCATGCTTTTGGTATCTTCGATGGCCATAGAGGTACATAAAACCATGATACAGAATGCTGAAGATGCAGTAGAGATCATATATGAGGACAAATTCTTGTAAATCTTATCTGAGAAATTAATTCAAATACTTCTCTGCCCCCTCTCCTTGTTTGAAGCTACTAAATTTGTCTGCGTTGAGGTTGAATCTAGTTTTCTTGTTCCTATATATTATATAATGTATATAAATTTCTGTTCTCTGGAAAACTTGCAGGTGCAGCAGCAGCTGAGTTTTCAGTTCAAGCATTGCCAGAGTTTCTGAAAGCCTTAGGTTCTATGTGCAGGTGTGCTTCGCCCTGGCTGTTATGCTTGCCACTTTCAACGTATTAtccatattcatatattaaataagtGTATATATGAGTGCAGTCCTGCTGATGCACTGGTGGAAGCATTTGTTAGGACTGATGTTGCATTTAGAGATGAACTTGATTCTCATCGAAAATCAAGGAGGGTTATTCAGAAAGACTGGCATCCTGGCTGCACTGCAGCTGTTGCTCTAATTGTTAAGAACAAGCTTTTTGTTGCTAATGCAGGTGACTGCAGGACAATTTTATGTCGAAGAGGGTGCCCTGTAGCTCTAAGTAGGGTAAGCTTGCttatttatttgaattgtatCAGTTTTATAGAACTATTGCGTGTTACAATTCTAAAACTAGTTGACTTTGACATTTTAGGATCATGTTGCAAGCTGTCCTGAGGAGAGAAACCGTGTTGTTAGTGCAGGGGGGGAGGTAAAATGGCAAGTTGATACTTGGAGGGTTGGTCGTGCTGCACTTCAGGTATGCCCCTCtgtaatttttttcgattttgacTTAGAAGTTAATTCCTTGTCACTAGTTTTATTACCAGACATCTTTAATGGTCTGCAAATTGATGCTTGATAGAATAAAGAGCAGAAAAGTCTTTTTAACATGGTAAGAAGAGAATGGATAATTCATAACCACACCTCGTAGTTACACTTGCTGTTTTGATATTTCTTTTTCATAATATTTCATTCCACCTAGAGCTTTTGAATTCCATAAATTTGTCTGTTTATTGTTTGGTTATAATTTCTTGTTTCCTGTAAGTGTTGGAAACTCCACTTTTAACTTGCTTTCCCGGGAGGTAGCTCCTTTTTGGCCAAAAGGATACAACATGAATTGTTATCCAACAACAAATTCTAGGCTCAAAGTTTTCATCTTCTGAATCTGTACTTGTTTGTTTGGCAACTTAATAGCATACTATtgaattttatattctttttagaAAAGCAGgctatatttttttttcctttttcttttgaaaggttaaaaattttcttttggaaatTGAAGTGATACGATCTGTTGAGGAATCCAACACGGGTAATTAAAAACAGGATGTGTCAACTGCTCAGTTCATTATGGCAGTTTTCTAAAGAAACACTTCAAAGTTGTTTGTCGGAGTGGTTAACATATATTATAGGCTTTGTCCAATCTAATTTTCACATTATCATATCGTACTAGATATTGAGGTTATCATATCATTGTTTAATAcattataaattcattaaaattttatgaatcttGTTTTTGATAAACTAACTACTTATAGGATATTGGCATGGCGTTCCACAAACATATTGATACTTGATATGATAACTTTTTGAGAAATTAGAATATGGAACTGTCATGCATTGTTGTGACCGATCCAGCTCATTAAAGGGAGACCGAAACCTTAGGACGTAAAGAAAGACCCAGAtcatttagggttttttttacaaaacttctGCTTCTTTTATTACTAGAATCATCTCTTTAAATAGAGGATACATGGGGTTCATTCTTTACTTTATTCTTCAGAACAGGAAACTAAAATTAGACTTTTAATGCAATAAGATActttctaaaataaattattctagTTAAGAATATTACTAAAATAAGCTTATTTGTCTTCTTTCCATTTTTCGTGCCTTTGACTTCTTGTCGTGCCCACAAAAGCAACATGATTCCCCCCTTGGAGAAAGAGCCTGTCCTCAAGCTTGAAGTCAGGATAAAGTTGGTGAAAGGTCCCTCATATATTTCATTCCTTGGAACCAAACATAGCCTTGATGAATGTTCAAATAAAGTATAGTATTAAATATAAGTTTTTAACCTATCCTAATGTTCTTCTTACAATCGCTTTTGCGGGCAAGACAAGAAGCCTTTaaatttgttccaaagttttcgaatgattagctgttggagaCTACATGAATCAGACTTACAGTAATAACAGAGTAAGCAATATCTAGGCGAGTCACAGTAAAACCAGTTTAACTTTCCAACCAGTCGTCTTATCAGGGTCTTCAAAAGGTTCACTTCTTTGATAAGTTGTAGGTTAGGCATCATTCATGCATTACACGGCTTGGCCCCAATTTTCCTGTTTCtgtaagaaaatatttttctCTGAGACAAATAAATAACCTTCTTTGTGTCACTTCAACGCCCAATAAAT
This region includes:
- the LOC107935546 gene encoding protein kinase and PP2C-like domain-containing protein, whose translation is MGEALPVDYHTKHQANTKIWEISKEAAVAGKFPISKSHYSLIFIADAHWKIGQEKMGLDIVEPNTCVRGCCSSNSIPLHLPPSSFTLLSAIAKGAESVVYEAILDGKKVAAKKPILSTSEELDKFHKELQLLCQLHHPGIATLLAAHAKPPNYLFFFEFYEKTNLAHQLHVEEWIPDLDQALSIMLQLAKALQYLHNKGIIHRDVKPANVLLDRDFSACLADFGLAEYKKDLRRVSTVNWRSSGKPTGGFHKKNMVGTLIYMAPEILTKEIHTEKSDVYSFGVSINELLTGVIPYTDIRAEAQAHTVLEMNYTEQQLTSAVSSGGLRPVLAGIESGVPASMLSLIQKCWDANPQNRPSFNDIVLELDDMLQQRKKMEKEDLSLHQPPISHVHQVMDDVNNLHTYQEKINWSTQGECVSKGASFGVHSGFRMWLDGFDDPLAYHLVLSWGSFATCGRRESMEDMHFLMPFLCNEKDVHAFGIFDGHRGAAAAEFSVQALPEFLKALGSMCSPADALVEAFVRTDVAFRDELDSHRKSRRVIQKDWHPGCTAAVALIVKNKLFVANAGDCRTILCRRGCPVALSRDHVASCPEERNRVVSAGGEVKWQVDTWRVGRAALQVTRSIGDDDLKPAVTAEPEITETVLSVEDEFLVMASDGLWDVVSDMEVTNIIRDTVKEPAMCSKRLATEAAERGSKDNITVIVVFLCPVSTAERVY